In Bacillota bacterium, the following are encoded in one genomic region:
- a CDS encoding putative DNA binding domain-containing protein, translating to SMFAFTATPKPKTLELFGTRRADGKFGPFHLYSMRQAIEEGFILDVLANYTTYKAYWRLLKKIEDDPRYDKKKAEYLLKSFVELHPHAINEKVRIMVEHFAAQVQGEIGGKAKAMIVTRSRLHAVRYKLALDKYLVERGYPFKALVAFSGTVQDGGQSYTEAGMNGFPEAQTAKAFKRPEYRFLIVANKFQTGFDEPLLHTMYVDKKLGGVNAVQTLSRLNRTHPEKRGTMVLDFANEADEIKAAFEPYYETTLLSEGTDPNLLYEIQTRLAGFPVYTEADVNAFAKVYFDKRATQDRLYAALAPIVERFRELTRDEQQDFRGQLTDFIRLYAFLAQVLTFADPDLEKLYVFARHLRRLLPADRDTLPWEVQHNIDMESYRIQQTSSGRITLDRKAGLLDPQSTKGPYGVAPEALEPLSRIIAELNERFGLNLGPEHRVTLGYIMAKLDADPALAASARVNTRENVRLTFDQKVEEVIQDIVDSNFELYKRITDDQAFGEAVRSFLFDQYLRTHRQAEELVKRGESKTLEFEPALRRNLKENRQDDQNVTHAVLKTIAAFLNTEGGDLLIGVADDGSIVGIERDAFENEDEFMLHLTQAVGDALGDRANTCIDPGIQVLHGRTVCLVSCRRSLEPVFVKWKEMEASPEGGFYVRSGRGSVRLSPESAQEYIRTRFRSRSAGKGTEG from the coding sequence TTTCCATGTTCGCCTTCACCGCCACGCCCAAGCCCAAAACGCTCGAGCTTTTCGGCACCCGGCGCGCGGACGGGAAGTTTGGGCCATTCCACCTCTACAGCATGCGCCAGGCCATCGAGGAAGGGTTCATTCTGGATGTGCTCGCCAACTACACTACGTACAAGGCCTATTGGCGGTTGCTCAAGAAGATCGAGGACGATCCCCGGTACGATAAGAAAAAGGCCGAGTATCTACTAAAGTCCTTTGTGGAGCTCCACCCGCACGCGATCAACGAGAAAGTGCGGATCATGGTCGAACACTTCGCCGCGCAGGTGCAGGGCGAGATCGGCGGCAAGGCGAAGGCGATGATCGTCACCCGCTCGCGCCTGCACGCCGTGCGCTACAAGCTCGCCTTAGACAAATACTTGGTGGAGCGCGGGTATCCATTCAAGGCGCTGGTTGCCTTCTCGGGAACAGTGCAGGATGGCGGCCAGTCTTACACCGAAGCCGGCATGAACGGCTTTCCGGAGGCCCAGACCGCGAAGGCTTTCAAGCGCCCGGAGTACCGCTTCTTGATCGTGGCCAACAAGTTCCAGACGGGCTTCGACGAGCCTCTCCTGCACACAATGTACGTGGACAAGAAGCTGGGCGGAGTGAACGCGGTGCAGACCCTTTCGCGCCTGAACCGCACTCATCCTGAAAAGAGAGGCACGATGGTGCTCGACTTCGCCAACGAGGCTGACGAGATCAAGGCGGCCTTCGAGCCGTATTACGAAACGACCCTGCTGTCCGAAGGGACCGATCCGAACCTGCTTTACGAGATCCAAACGCGCCTGGCTGGCTTCCCCGTCTACACCGAGGCAGACGTGAACGCTTTTGCCAAGGTATACTTCGACAAGAGAGCCACGCAGGACCGACTGTATGCAGCCCTTGCCCCCATCGTGGAGCGCTTCCGCGAGCTGACCAGGGATGAGCAGCAGGATTTCCGCGGCCAGCTCACCGACTTCATCCGGCTCTATGCCTTCCTGGCACAGGTGCTCACCTTCGCCGACCCCGACCTGGAAAAACTCTACGTTTTTGCGCGTCACCTGCGACGGCTACTGCCTGCCGATCGCGATACGCTACCCTGGGAAGTGCAGCACAACATCGACATGGAATCCTATCGCATCCAGCAGACGTCAAGCGGCAGGATCACGCTCGATCGGAAAGCCGGCCTGCTCGATCCGCAAAGCACCAAGGGCCCGTATGGGGTCGCGCCGGAGGCACTGGAGCCCCTCTCGCGGATCATTGCGGAGTTGAACGAACGCTTCGGGCTCAATCTCGGACCAGAGCACCGCGTCACACTGGGCTACATAATGGCAAAACTCGACGCCGACCCTGCCCTTGCCGCCAGCGCTCGGGTGAACACGCGTGAAAATGTACGTCTCACATTCGACCAAAAAGTCGAAGAAGTGATTCAGGACATCGTAGACTCGAACTTCGAGCTCTACAAGCGGATCACGGACGATCAGGCGTTCGGCGAAGCAGTGAGGAGTTTCCTCTTCGACCAGTACCTGCGTACACACCGGCAAGCGGAGGAACTGGTCAAACGCGGGGAGTCCAAGACGCTCGAGTTCGAGCCCGCACTGCGTCGGAATCTCAAGGAGAACCGGCAGGACGATCAGAACGTGACCCATGCGGTGCTGAAGACCATCGCCGCGTTCCTCAATACGGAGGGCGGTGATCTGCTGATTGGGGTGGCGGACGACGGCTCGATCGTCGGCATTGAGCGGGATGCCTTCGAGAACGAGGACGAATTCATGCTTCACCTCACGCAGGCAGTTGGGGACGCGCTCGGTGACCGGGCGAACACCTGCATCGACCCGGGAATTCAGGTCCTGCACGGCAGGACAGTTTGCCTGGTGAGCTGCCGGCGCAGCCTTGAGCCGGTGTTCGTGAAGTGGAAGGAGATGGAGGCAAGCCCCGAAGGCGGCTTTTACGTGCGAAGCGGCCGGGGCAGTGTGCGTCTTTCGCCTGAAAGCGCCCAGGAGTACATCCGGACGCGTTTTCGCAGCCGGTCGGCGGGCAAGGGTACCGAGGGATAA